CCTTCTAATCAACTGAGGATGCCCATAGGTAAACACACACTTCATGGCTAGTGCCATGCAGAACATCAAAGTAGATGGCCATTGGGGCTGTGCATGGATCTGGCACAGTTGCCCTTTCAGGGAATGTTGCCTTTTTGAATCAGGTTtccagcctttctttctttctttttgggagGGAAAGGCTTGAAAAATTGCAAGAGTGTGTATGTGTAAAGGATTTGTCAGAGTGTTGATTAAAGGATTCAGCTACAAAGATCCTTGAAAGACCTAGTAGATCCACCATGCTGCCTGTCTCCTTGCTCTCTATTGCCCTTGTCCTTGTGAAAAGAATttgaggctgcaaccctatagaCATTGATCTGGGAGTGAGCTCCCTTGgccacaatgggacttacttctgagtaaacatatgtaggattatttattttgcaaagcaAATTCTTTTTTGTAATATATCCAGTCCGGATTATATTGAGCAGTGTCTTGTGGCTTTTAACATCCACGTGAATCTAAAACAACGCTTCAGAATTTCTACAGTGTGCACTATTTAATACTGGGTGATCATTTAACCTATGTCTTCTAACTGGAATTACAACAGTGTAATGGCTGTATTaattgagtaaaaaaaaaaaaaagactaaccCACTCCCATTAACCTGGCAACACAtttaaatcttttatttattgtaaaaataagTTCATAATGTAAATGTAAGGGGCAGGTGGCGTCTTTCCCATTGCCCCTTGTCTCTCTCACGAGTGGGGTTGCGTTTTCTATGATTGTTCATGCtacacactgagagccagtgtggtgtagtggttagagtgtcagactgggattcaggagatctgggttctagtccccactcagccatggaagtccactgggtgactttgggccagtcacagactctcagcccaacctgcctcacagggttgcttttgtgaggatgaaatggaaaggaggaggattatgttcaccgccttgggctccttggagaaaaaaaggtgagatataaatgcaatatctaaaaaaaaagaataaaatatatatcatttgaaacagccttctgcaacctggtgtccttctgatgaattgaaatgcatctcccatcatttctagccagcatggtcattgggaATGATGCAAGTTagagtccaatgcatctggaggtcaccaggttgtgggggaaagacagcattattcccccccccaaaaaaaataattttgtaaGGTTTAATCAATCAAAATTCATATGGttcaacagcttcttctttttttaataggtgATAGCCCTACTTTTTACATTTCCCTAAGCTTTGCAAGCCTACACGTATTGGCTGAGTCCAAGCCAAAAATAAAAGTGCCCCATTGGGATGAAAAGAGCTAGCTTTCTTTTCCTCGAAGACAATATTGTGTGTCCGATATGCCTTGAGGTGTTCACCGACCCCGTCACCACGGCCTGCGGGCACAACTTCTGCATGGACTGTCTGCAGGATTACTGGGACCACCAAGCCATGATTGGGGAATGCCCCTACTGTCCTCAGTGCCGCGAGCCGTTCAGTTCGAGACCGCAACTCCGCAAAAACATAACCCTGGGAGAAATTGCCCTGAGATTCACCCGAGAGGAGGCTCAGGAGTCCTGGAAGCTAGCGGGTTCGAAAGATGTCCCGTGCGACTTTTGCTCCCCCAGGAAGTTCAAGGCGGTCAAGTCTTGCCTGCAGTGCATGGCTGCCTTGTGCGACGACCATCTCCGGTCCCACTATGAAGACAAGACCTTCAAGAACCACCAGCTGATAGAGCCTCTCAATGACCTGAAGGCCAATATGTGCCTGAAACATCGAAGGCTGTTGGAGCTGTTCTGCAAAATGGAAGGCGAGTTCATTTGCCAAATTTGCGTCCGGGAAGAACACAAGAACCACGAAGCAGTGTCTCTCAAAGAGGACAGAGGCAGGAAAGAAGTGAGTATTGTGCCCACTTTATACATATACCCTGTAAGGTCAGCAGCTAACTTTCCTGGAAGGCAACAATGAGAAGAGTACAAGCGTCTTCTCCATTGCTCCCTAAAAGTACCCCATCACCACAGGTGCCATTCTCTTCTTGTACCTCTGCATTGGCaacagggaggaggggagggcaggCATCCTCCCTCATAGGGCCCACATGGCTTCCAGTAGCACAACCTAATTTATACCTTGTTTCTCTCGTTGTCCTTTCTCAACATTTCTGCTCTTACCAGCAGCAGGCTCAATTTGCAGTTCCTTGTTCTTTATCCCAGAAGACACATTCATATGCTTCCAAAATGTGTCGCCTGTCTGTACCGATATGCTATATTCCACAGGGCATACTTTTTAACCTTAAAATCCTGAATGATTTCTGCATATAGATCTTTGAGTCAAAACATCAAGGGACTGATGTTTGGGATGGGAGTTTGGAATAGGGAAATCCCACTCAGactacttccccacccccacaagatgTCCCATAAAAAGTTAAGACAGAGAGCTTTACTACACGAGGCTGTTCATCAGCAGTTAATCTACTGAATCTACTCTTGGTTTTGTTGCCTAATTGAGATCTGAACACTAAATGaatagtgtttcctttcctgtttttctgctacataacttataggtggcactgtgatgtaGTGGAATAGCATGAATAAACAAGTGAACAAAGTGGTTTCTTTTGcaattaaataccacattttccctgttataattttttttgggaggggagcAAAAGTGCTCtatagacacagaagcaaaactggaggatcccAATGtggtctaaagaacccgtaaacaaccatgagtagggtgGTTTTTAATACCTCATGAAGAAAAGCCCAGACTCTCACAACTGTTAGTCTTTGATGACATGGGTGTAAAAGAAAATGGGCAATATCTGTATTCCATCTATGTTTAAAGGCAGGAAAAGAAGCAATGGGTTTTGAGCTGCAGGAATTCTATCCTGATAAATACGtttctgcaatttatttatttatttatttatttagaatatttatataccactccccattgaaaaatttcggagcagtgtacaaggtaaaatgaaaaaaaaaccagttaaaacaaaatttaaaaagaagcaaaaacagaaatccaaggctgcatgttaaagaaagacttcttggaataaagatgttttcaggaggtgccgaaaggagtacaaggttggcgcctgcctgacttccagaggcagggaattccacaggaggggtgccaccacgctgaaggctcttcccctggtggattccaataggaggatggatctaggtggaaccaccaggagcaggccctcagatgacctcagtgaccaggcaggttggtaagggagaaggcgctctctcagatatcctggtcccaagttgcttttGATAATTGCTTTTGATATGCTGGATCTGATGCCACTGCTATGGATGGCTTATGTGCTTTTTATATATCCTTTTTTTCTGTTAGCCACTTTGTGATTCTAGatcaaaggggggaaatgaaatcaaaaaatttttttttaaaaagcgtagTCGTTCTAGAAGGTTAGATTTCTTTTAATGGCATCTCTTCCTAACTTTAAAAACAGCTGGGCAACAGTACAACATTGGCTTGgtttgttgtttgcttgtttttaagctGCCGTCCTAGTTTAATTGGCTACATGGGGAAAGCTAGCCAAGGTTATAAAAGCAGGTCAGGCTTGCAAATGAGCCAGCTCTATCACCTCAAGAGGGAgccccagctgatgaaatgtcTCAGGCCCAAAGACAAAGTGTCAAAGTAATATGTTAAGCCAGGGACAGGCTACCCCTcttgggcccatggacacatcaggcaatttgaggaactgtcctgagcaccaccacaaaaaggctgccatgggaggtatgGCTGGCTAGTCACGGAGACAACTCACCTGCCCAAAAGGCTGAGTATGAAGTCTGAGCCTCAACACActaagaaaaaagggaaaggaacctcccatgcaagcactgagtcattactgactcttggagggacgccagctttcacggacgttttcttggcaggccttctagcggggtggtttaccattgccttccccgaccgttattacctttcccccagctcactgggtactcattttaccgacctcgggaggatggaaggctgggtcgacccgagccagctgcctgaaaccagcttccgctgggatcgaactcaggccatggggagagtttcagctgcagaaactgctgctttagcgctctgcgccacacgaggctctcaacacactaaacaaccccTTTTAAAACCTGCAGCTTTCAGCACCTTTTAACAGAAAGCAAACTCTTTTCCTCTCACTCAACCCTCTGCCAGATtgggttttaaaatcttttttttaattgtaagccTTTTGGAAGGAATAGAAgcttttataaatataaataaatattgaagtgCTTAAGAATAGCAGCCTTACTAGCTCATTCTAATGGCTGCCCTTCTAACCTGGTACCTTGCAATGGAagtccaacagcaccctttcCATGAAGTCAATCGAATTGTAATATAATTCCACAGCACATTTAAAGGGGTTTCACATGTTACATTGTGAATATGTACGCTTGTAGTTATTCACATGTAACATTCAACATGTGTACAATCTATGCACACTGTACAGATTGATGGTCTGTACACTTGAACAGTTATTCACATGTAATGGTGTGTACATGTGTTTCTGACATGTGACAGAATACTGTTAACTGTTACATTGTTGCTGTAATCAAACTTATtgattaaaaaatgtaaataaggaTTGTTCTGTCAGCAAAATTTGGAGGATACAGAGTGAAGAGTATTTAAAGAGGTATATGGAGGAGGAATCTCCCAGATGCTTCTTCTTCTATGTTCTAATTCTTTCTTTCCCAGGCAGAGGTCAAGAGAATACATGCCAATGTGGGAAACCAGATCCTGATTTTGGCAGCAGACAGTCAAAAACACCGGGGGAGAGTGAACTACCTCACGGTGAGAAAAGTGCCTGAGGGTATATTGTGCAAAGGGGCCAAGTACATGACACATGATCCAGCGTCAGTGGCACATATTAGTCCTGTTCAGGCATTCGCTGAGTTGGTCCTGTAAGTCTCATCACtgatgtgtgtgtgagtttaaTGCATTGAGCTTTTACTatttagaaaaataaaagcagctaAACATGTTTTGCTTGTTGTGAAAGAGGCCACAATACAAGGCTACATACAGACATATCTGCAAATAGGAGTGTGAATACGGACAGTGTGAATACAGGGTTTCCTGCTGTGGGTGAGCTCAGCATTAGCCTGACTTTGCTCCTCAAGTGACAGATGAAGCAGATGCCAGAAAGCtaattccctcttcctcttctccctgccctgccctccacaTGCTTCATGTGGGCTTCTCACTTTAAAACCATATAGAATGACTAGGATGTTTACCTGCTTAAATGTTTGTTTGGTGCCACGTTATTGTTTTTgttcgatttaaaaaaaaaacagcccttTTTTAGGTTCCACAGTGGGCAACAGCTTTATTAGGACTAACCAAAATGCTACAAAAGGTTTTGCAAGCTCTCAAGAGAAGAAGGACATTGATAGCATGAGGACCAATTGGCTGGACAAAATAGGGTGAATGGGGTTCCATAATAGCCTGTCCACTTAGAAGGtgtcttgtctgtctgtctgtctgtctgtctgtccttgGGCTGCAGCACCTTGCCTGAGAATTTCAGATAAATGGGCAGAGGGTAAATGAAAGTACATTGTGCTTGGCATTGCCTTTCCATTTCAGAAAGTGGTGAAGACTGCCAGAGATGAAGTGAATCGGGCCTTTGCCGAGGTGATGAAGGAACTCAAGAGATTGCAGACCATGGTGGTGGACTTCATAGACCAAGAGGAAAGGTTGGCCTTAGTTGGAATGGGAAATTCCATTCAGCAGAGGCAAGAGCAACTGGCCGATCTCAGGAAGCAGAACCTGTGGCTGGCAACGCTTGCGGGCGACCCAAGTGACCATCAGTTCCTGCAGGTAGAGTTCACTCCCTTCCACTCTGTGATGGGAATGCAGACAGCACCACTAGCGCCTGCCTTTGGCGGCGTGGTCTAGCAGCTCTCGCGTAtccatgcaatttatttatttatttatttatttatttatttaaaacatttatatcccaccctatatcaataagatctcagggcagcatacagataaaagcatacaatataaaaacagtagatatacacagctaaaaacaaattaaaccataaaccaagttaaaacaatatataatttaaaagcagtaaaactattaaaacagttaaaacaatgtgcctagtgaattcagccattaaaagctttgttaaaaagtcatgttttcacttggggccagaataaaatcagctttggcgccagtcgggcctccaaggggagggcattccacagtcagggtgccacagcagagaaagccctctcccttgtcccatcatagcaaatgtgttgtgctggtgggatgcggagaagggctcctccaacagatctcaagtctcgggcagccatatataaggagaggcgctccctcaagtatcgagatcccaagccattaagggctttaaacgtcattatcaacaccttgaattctgaccggaagcgtataggcagccagtgcaattcctttaagaccagtgttatgtagtctctgtaagatgtacccaccagtagtctagctactgcattttgcactagctgcaacttccgagtcatcttcaagggcagccccatgtagagtgcattgcagtagtctaatcgggaagttaccagtgcatgcactactgtgcaATGATGTCTCTTGCGTTGTAGAGCTCTAGGCAATAATGTAAAACAGGTCCGGATGCTAGTGGCCTGTGTGGTCCAGTGGACAAAACACTGGCCTTGGGCAGCCTTAACATGGGCAGGGTAGAGGgcttgctttgaatgcagaactTCCCTTCCTCGGTGTCTGGCAATTAGCTTCATTTAGAAGGATCACTTAGCAGATGTCACGAGAAAGCCCCCTTTCAGGAAGAGAACTGCTGCCATGACAGAGAAGGCaaaactgggttagatggacaagTACTCTGACCTTGTATAAGCTTGTTTCCTATGCTCTGAGTTCCCTGCCTCAGTCTCATTTCAAGTATGTGACCTGGGTATAAGAAGGTCCTACCTGTGAGGTCTATTACAAGGAGAAATGGGCTCAAAAACTAAAGTGTGCTccacaccttccccaacctggtgccccccagatgtgtgttggactccaactcccatcatcacatAACCTTGGAATGGACAGTGCTTCCTTTGTACTGTTGCTACATACGCTATTAGCATAGGAGAAAGAGAATGAATCTATCAGTGATTGTACAATGTTGGGTGGACCCACCTCCATGACCTTCTCCCTCTCTGATCTACTGGGTAGAGTCCCAGGAGCAAGGTCGTGTTCACATGGGCAAGCTTGGTGCAAACTTTTATCACCTGCCCCCCGTCATTTGATTGCTCTGCTTGTGTGTTTACAAAATACATTTCTCCCCTGGCACCAGTACGAGCCAGATCCTGACTTCAGTGCTGATAGTGGGCCCTTTCTTTCACCACAAAGCCATATTGGGCAAGAGACAAAGTCCTCTTCCTGCCCTCTTGTATGCTGCTGCTCATAAATGTTTCTGCAGCACCTCctgccttgatttttaaaatctccagCAGAGAACTCTCCTTTTGCTATAAACATGCCAAAagagtgttattttattttgttcaaaCAGCTGGGAAATGTTTCTCTAATCTAAGTCAATACGGAAATACAAATAAATGGATCTTATCTAatctctttttatgcttttaaattttgtatattggttgtTAATgtccagtgttttaatctttgtaaaccgcccagagagcttcggcgatggggcgttatataaatgtaataaataatgaaacagAATCTAAATCAGACTTCTACTGAATATTGTGTCATGTGAGTAAAAGGGCCTCTGTGCCATTTGAGACAAGCTATGAAAACACGCACAAAAATTAGCTGTAGGAATGGACCTGTTGGCGTTTACCAAATGGATTTAGCCTATAGCAAAACAGTGATGAAGCACTCACTGATATTTCCAGCTGCCTTTTATATTTCCTAGTGGTATGTAGGGTATTTCTTGTGTTCGTTTGATCTggaggttggtttgtttttatcaattttttattgtgaatttttaaacaaaataaaaggcataaaataaaataataaaaataaatgtatacaactacatacttcaaaagcctcagtttcaaatatcaccatttctaaatgaaaaaagaacaaaaagaaaagtagCATATATACACATAGACATCGGGAAAGGCAGACCAAATGTCTGAGTAGAAGTCCATTCTTAAATGATGCCTGTATGCCACTTgttcaaatgttgctaatgttattgttgctttttatacttttggtggttttaaattttgtatatccattttcaatgttcactgtttttaacttttgtaaaccgcccagagagcttcggctatgggatggtatataaatgtaataaataaataaataaataaataaatcattcagtcttcaatccattgcattataggaagtgtGGTTTTATCTTTATTAGTTGTAGAATAATTCTTTTGATGGTCAAAAGTGCTGCAATAACTTGTTGCAATCTATCAGCCAATATTGCAATCAATATTTTGATATCCACATTAATTAATGATATAGGTCGATAGTTAGCACAATTGGTATGGTCCTTGCCAGGCTTAGGGATCATGGCAATATAAGCATCATGATGAAGAAAGAAAGCCTGATTAAAAAATATGATTATAAAGACAACAGAGCTTTGGAGCTAGAAAGCTAGAGAatgttttataccactcaattgaAACTCCATCTGGATCAGGTAATTTCGCCGTGTTCATATTCATTAATGCATTCATAATTACCTCCAAATATAGAGGAGCTAGAAGAAGCTGTTGTTGTGATGAATCCAAGCATGGAAAATTAATATTAGGGGGGAAAGCCTCCATGTCTTGCTCTGATATCTCGCTATCCTTACTGTAAAGAtcagtataaaaaatttaaaatgatgAGTTTATATCTATAGGAGTATATACTTCATCATTCTCATCCTTAATAGATGAGATAACATTTTGATGTTTTTGCTGCTTAAGTTGTGCAAGGATCTTACTAGGACATTCACCGTTTTCCCAGTATACTTGTCTTAAGCAAGTCAAAGCGAATTCCGCCTGTTGTGAAAGAATAATATTCAATTCATGCTTAGCGTTCTGCAATTCTTGGTAAAGTTGTGCAGTGGAGGAGATGGCAAACTGAGTTATAAGGGATTTCAGCTTCTTAcctagatatatttatttatttatttatttatttagatgagCAACATAGGCAATAATTCAACCCCTGATAAAGGCTTTGCTAGCCTTTGATCTGGCGGTTGAGATCTTAGTCTCCACCAATGGTATTTTCTGCCCAAACAGGGtatcttttttattgttatttctcTGATACATGTTGCACCCTTTTTGTGAGGATCTCAAAGCCGGTAGTTTAACCTTTCATAAGCACTGTCAAGCAGCATATGTGTTGTAACTTGCCCAAAGCCACTGAATGTATCACATAGGTGAGCAGAAATTTGAACGTGGATTACTGAATGTAACTCTTGATCCAGTGCACCACACCCATTCTTTTAGAGTGTTCCACATTACCCAGGACTTAAGGATCGCCTTTTGCATTTCCTACAACTTTATTCTACTATCACCTTTCTGTTCCTCCCAGGACCTGCTCAGTATTCTCCTCCCAGGATCCTGTTACTTCCTCCTAATTCTTTTCCTTCCGCTCCATCCCATCCATCAACAATCTCCTCTTTCCTTATTCTGTACCTCAGTGGTGCAGAACGTcatgcccatgggccaaatccagccttcctggggtccccagatggccacgcctcctgatcatttggtggtttcccaccttttgtgcagtttttttccttattctcaaaggttgaaatgcctctcctggcagtaagagctttaagtgaaaATACTTTGGGTTTGGGGCTCTGCCCATTTGCCCTCGCCCACCTGCTCCCCATcgtccactggaatgcagcccccaccaccaccgagagcttttctgaaatggaactcagctcttggactgaaagaggtacAAACCCCCTGCTTCACCTTAGTAGCAGCAGTCCAGTGCTCCTCATAGGCTGACCATCCAAGACTAATATTCAAGGTGCAACTACGAGCTACAAGGAAAACTATTGTGGTGGGGTGAGAGAGTCCTCCATATTTCCCTCATCATGTGAGCTGGTATTTGCAGGGAAGAATTGTTGGGAATGAGCGGCAGTGTGTAAGCCTTCCCCCGCACATTTCCTTGCAAATGCCTCCCAGTTTTTGTTCCTCATCCAGGCTCCAGAATCAGCGGTAAGAGCAGCTTGGGGAACCATTCCCAGGTGAGTTAAGTGTGTGGTGGGGGCGGAGAATTAAGTTGCCCCTCCCACCCACCAGTTCTTCTTTGTAAGTGCCTTTAGTATCTCAGCAAACATAGGTcagcaaacacaaacacacatttgtcCAGATGTCCTGCAGAGCCCCACCAGAGCCACAGAGAAGAGACAAGAAGCAGTTgcatattatttaattattacatttctctccAGCCTTCCAAGGAATCCATGGGCTTCCTAGGCAGTCTCTCATCCAGGCACTGGCCAGACCTAGACCTTAGCTTCAATAGGATTGATTCTGTGTACCTTCAGGCTATGCCCGGTTAGTTCTCTTGGGAAATTGGAAAGGGAAAAAGttgataacattttattttatcccGCTTAAATATTTCTAGCATTTGCACAAGAGAGTgcaaaaactttataatatttcCCAAGGGATGGGTGGAAATATATATCAAGCTCTCAATGTGCCTTGTTATTATGATCGTGGCATTTCTGTACCCAGAGGATTATGCATGTCTGAATGCCCACATTGTTAGAGAAATTGTGCCAAACAAaaagtttcctttttttttaaccaaggaaatataaatgtatttatatttatattttccaaTATAAATTGGAAAATTGTAATTCTTCTAAAATCTGTTTGTTCCTACAGGACTTCCCAAAGATAAAGATAATGTCCGGTTGCATGGAAGCCTTGGCTGGTCTGAAATGTGAAGAACCTACCAGTTTCGTAGGGCTTAAGCAGACACTGAGTGACTTGAAATCCCAGATGTCCATGACTGGACTCTGCTTTATCAACAAAGTCCTTCAGAAAGGTGAGTTAGCTTGGCACACTTGGACAGATCTCCTGCATTACACATTCCTGGGCTCAAATTACTTTGTTACCATTACCCAATTTACCTTTCAATCACTTCCGTCTCAATTTAACACCAAGAACCCCTTCAGAGTGGTGCAAGCAGGGCTAAAACACTTGAAATTGTGGGTCATTGCACCTTTAACATATCTACAAATTTAAACTGGTTTGTGTCAAGTTGTGCTGTTTTGTGACTGGGATACAGATCTTGGGGGTAATAGTGAATAGCTCCATGAAAATGTTGATTCAGTGTTTGACAGCTGCGAAAACACAAACTCCGTGCTATGGACTGTTAGGAAAGGGCCGAAAATAAAACTGATTACTTCTTCATAATGCAAATCTatgatgcgaccacacttgggatactgtgtacagttctagtcacatCACCTCAAAACAGATGTTGTAGAACCAGAGAATATACAGAAAAGAGCAGCCAAAATGGTTTGGGACTAGAATAACTCCCTACACTGATGCAGCACATACAGTTTCCCCAAGCCATATTGCAGCCCATGTGGACACCCTGGAATTCCCCATGACAGATTGGGGAAATTAGCAGAGTAGATGGATTATTCCATCCACCAGGAAGAAGATCTGAAGAGTCCCTCCCAACACCCTAGTTTTGCAATAAAACTCCATGATCACTTGGAGTGTAGGGAGCTCCCATGGGAAACTGCTACCGTCTGTGCTACGTTATTCTGTCTAGTCCTAATTCCTGGCCAATGACACTTAGTTTTATGTTGTTTATCCATTTAATTTGAATGCAGGAAAGTAACTGAGCAAAGAAATGTTGCTGGCTCTTGCCACTTTTAAATATAGGCAAAGTCTTAGGAACAGCAACCGATTATGAGATAGCTCCTGGCACATGTCTTTTTTTAGTCCTGACATGCCAAAGGAGTCTGTTGTTTAACTATAACCGCCCCACCCGCagatggaatgcagcccctgagacctttcccagattggaattcggccctctggccaaaaaaaggttccccatccccgCTATAACAGATTAAAATGGCTACTCTTCTGGAATAATAATTGGGGACTTTTCAGGGTAatgatatatttgttttatttatttatttttgccatttgtataccactgaatatagtaaaatccctCAGTGATTCACTATAAAGGCACCTACTCCTACTCAAGAGTAAAagaggactttcagatgggggaaaatcgcatttccttaccatcactctgcttcctggttctcttccgcatttgacaTGAGCAGAATTACAcggagaagagagcagcaatcATGTGGCCtctacatttcaatgggacagagcTCTCTAGTGTTCATTTTATTGCACAACCtcacctgcacacagcaggaaatcttGACAAACTCagcatatctcagaagagtcgggttttctgaggtttagtTTGTGTCACTAAAACTGGAAGAAGAagcgggagacacacaggaggctcaCGGCATCACCAAAATGACCCGTGAAGTGGCCAgtctataaaacactcatttaaagaagccccaaaAGTAAGTTTGAAACTTGCAGTTGTCCTTGCCATTGAGGGCAACAACTCAATTCTTATTTTTATGTAACACCACTGACAGGCCATCCTATATGCCCAGAATAAATAACTCAAAGCACTTTTATTCTTTCAGGGATCACTATGGTGCCTTATGAACTGATACCAGCACCCACAGACCGGAAGAGTCTCCTAAAGTGTAGGTGCTTCAGTTACATTTGTTTTCTCACTATTGTCCTCTGGATTGTCTTAAACTTGGAAGTAGTCAGTGTGTTGACTGACAGATCTCTACAAATTAACCTTGTTAGAGTTGTTTTTGTATGTGCCAGCCTATACATTCTTAAGGTATCAAAATGCTTGTGGATGATGAAAGGCCCCATAGAATTGTGAAGAGTTGGGCTCTTGCATTGTATCACTAAAAGTGGCATTCTTAGAATGCAAAAGCCATcaaagctgggttcacacaacatgctaactcacactcagtagttgagtgtgagttgttgttgtttttaactgtggaTTGTTTCTTGAACTGTGGGCATGTCTGAACCCACAACATTTCCTGCAAGACAGCTTGCTAACCaacctgaacaatccaacaacaaaccatggattctcaaggggACTTGTTtgggaaaaataagccacactgtaaGGTTACAAGTCACCCTGAAGAAAATGTCCAGGGTTCACACAActcactaacccatggttcaaaaaacaagccacactcaacTACTGTGTGAGTgagcctgttgtgtgaaccaagccaaTGACTGTGgcaattaagaaaaagaaaaagaactggaacacacaaatgcaaaatattttaaaaatacaaataccagAGAGTCAATAGGAATTCCATGTGCTGAC
This window of the Elgaria multicarinata webbii isolate HBS135686 ecotype San Diego chromosome 3, rElgMul1.1.pri, whole genome shotgun sequence genome carries:
- the LOC134394659 gene encoding E3 ubiquitin/ISG15 ligase TRIM25-like produces the protein MKRASFLFLEDNIVCPICLEVFTDPVTTACGHNFCMDCLQDYWDHQAMIGECPYCPQCREPFSSRPQLRKNITLGEIALRFTREEAQESWKLAGSKDVPCDFCSPRKFKAVKSCLQCMAALCDDHLRSHYEDKTFKNHQLIEPLNDLKANMCLKHRRLLELFCKMEGEFICQICVREEHKNHEAVSLKEDRGRKEAEVKRIHANVGNQILILAADSQKHRGRVNYLTKVVKTARDEVNRAFAEVMKELKRLQTMVVDFIDQEERLALVGMGNSIQQRQEQLADLRKQNLWLATLAGDPSDHQFLQDFPKIKIMSGCMEALAGLKCEEPTSFVGLKQTLSDLKSQMSMTGLCFINKVLQKGITMVPYELIPAPTDRKSLLKSYCILNFDASTANEELFLFKETHSVLNLGILLENCSKPSQGFNHWPQLLCTRSLCEGCHYWEAEISNAWLCLGVTYSYRHRTEKACMMYLIGRNSNSWCLEWDSVKFSVWNNNIQTVLQGNYYKTIGVLLDYAAGSLTFYGIADTMNLIYRFLTTFTEPLYPAAMVSSGASITLKQHPE